Proteins found in one Subtercola endophyticus genomic segment:
- a CDS encoding DMT family transporter: protein MPVEFASLSPLQALGIPIALIGAVFLALGAEFQHRGVNKVDAATTGNAKSGLNVAQLWALVKRPSWVIGTVMITLAIIFQLVSLYLAPLTVVQPLGAVALVITAIVNARVNKRKLDRATIRAVAFCVGGIALFVTIAALTTSTLPISELQLVVVLIILAVVLGIVTTVFLLYRTRATTVFYIVGAGILFGFVATLAKVVIERVQTLFIGGFHIGPNDWLTILCFLGLIAAGLAGTYFVQTAYSTGPPDLVVAGLTVIDPMVGVTIGIVVLGEAKSAPWWAAVLFVIAGAAAVYGVFQLARRNSVLEAEPTEPAPSET from the coding sequence CGCTGGGGATTCCGATCGCGCTGATCGGAGCCGTCTTTCTCGCACTCGGGGCAGAATTCCAGCATCGCGGCGTCAACAAGGTAGATGCCGCGACCACCGGCAACGCGAAGTCGGGCCTGAACGTCGCCCAGTTGTGGGCTCTCGTGAAGCGCCCCTCCTGGGTCATCGGCACGGTGATGATCACGCTGGCCATCATCTTTCAGCTCGTCAGCCTCTACCTCGCGCCCCTCACCGTGGTTCAGCCGCTGGGTGCGGTCGCGCTCGTCATCACGGCCATCGTGAATGCGCGAGTGAACAAGCGAAAACTCGACCGCGCCACCATTCGGGCCGTGGCCTTCTGTGTCGGCGGAATCGCTCTGTTCGTGACGATCGCAGCACTCACCACCTCGACTCTGCCGATCAGCGAGTTGCAGCTGGTCGTGGTGCTCATCATTCTTGCGGTTGTGCTGGGTATCGTCACGACCGTCTTCCTGCTGTACCGCACCCGGGCCACGACGGTGTTCTACATCGTCGGCGCCGGTATTCTGTTCGGTTTTGTGGCAACGCTGGCCAAAGTGGTGATCGAGCGGGTGCAGACCCTCTTCATCGGCGGGTTCCACATCGGGCCGAACGACTGGCTGACCATTCTCTGCTTTCTCGGCCTCATCGCTGCAGGCCTCGCCGGCACGTACTTCGTACAGACCGCGTATTCGACGGGGCCGCCTGACCTCGTTGTCGCTGGGTTGACCGTCATCGACCCGATGGTCGGTGTGACCATCGGTATCGTCGTGCTCGGCGAGGCGAAGTCGGCGCCGTGGTGGGCGGCTGTGCTGTTTGTCATCGCAGGCGCTGCTGCTGTCTACGGAGTGTTCCAACTGGCGCGGCGCAACAGCGTTCTCGAAGCAGAACCCACGGAGCCGGCGCCGAGCGAGACCTAG
- a CDS encoding SulP family inorganic anion transporter translates to MSLDVRPSRRAWFAPSIRSYSGAKLQADLLGGLTASAVILPQAMAYATIAGLPVQIGLYTCMVPAVVYALLGGSRALNVSTTSTIATLTASSLLAASAAAASSDPVRDLVTLTLMVGVFLLIARVLRLGSLVENVSEATLIGIRAGTGLTIAASQLPKLLGIPAPPAGSGFFATLGYSIAHLGETNGATVVLAIAAILLLLLFARFVPRIPGAFIVVVAGVVLVAFAGLAQAGVALISPVPSGLPGIRMPELGVVGALLPTAVAVAIMAFLESISAARSVRAAGEPDIDADQELFALGAASVVSSFTQALPAGGGFSQAAVSRAAGVRSQVASLATAVIAVLVALFLAPVLSDLPQAVLGALVIVAAVGLVKIADFRRLARISPVEGWLALATAVVAVTAGLLPGVIVGVLITLVLVLRELNQPQVRPIFRRASGAWSIVAQPGDRMPDPRVVALHLTSGLYTANVKPTTRAVLAATADASRVVAFEVASLPYVTVTVLDGLRDLDAALAAQGSTLYLVGLPEAAVQRARNSQWFAGLDGAGRIQPTIDAALAAAGVDDAAPAPLPPPLPPPLPPPRET, encoded by the coding sequence ATGTCTCTAGATGTGCGGCCGAGCCGGCGAGCGTGGTTCGCCCCGAGCATCCGGAGCTACAGCGGCGCGAAGCTGCAAGCCGATCTGCTGGGTGGACTCACCGCCTCGGCCGTGATTCTGCCGCAGGCGATGGCCTACGCCACGATCGCTGGATTGCCCGTGCAGATCGGCCTCTATACGTGCATGGTGCCGGCCGTTGTGTACGCGCTGCTCGGCGGGTCTCGTGCGCTCAACGTGTCGACGACGTCGACCATCGCAACGCTGACGGCCTCGAGTCTGCTCGCCGCATCGGCGGCGGCGGCGTCGAGCGACCCGGTGCGCGATCTGGTCACGCTCACGCTGATGGTGGGCGTTTTTCTGCTGATCGCGCGAGTGTTGCGGCTCGGGTCGCTTGTCGAGAACGTCTCCGAAGCCACTCTGATCGGTATTCGCGCGGGCACCGGGCTCACCATCGCGGCATCTCAGCTGCCGAAGCTGCTCGGCATTCCGGCGCCACCCGCCGGCTCGGGATTCTTCGCGACGCTCGGATACAGCATCGCGCACCTCGGCGAGACCAACGGCGCAACGGTCGTGCTCGCGATCGCAGCGATACTGCTTCTTCTGCTCTTTGCACGGTTCGTGCCGCGTATTCCCGGGGCGTTTATCGTCGTGGTCGCCGGAGTCGTTCTCGTCGCCTTCGCGGGTCTGGCGCAGGCGGGGGTGGCGCTGATCTCGCCCGTGCCGAGCGGTCTGCCGGGCATCCGGATGCCCGAACTCGGCGTGGTGGGCGCGCTTCTGCCCACGGCCGTCGCCGTCGCGATCATGGCGTTTCTCGAGTCGATCTCGGCCGCGCGCAGCGTGAGAGCCGCCGGCGAACCCGACATCGACGCCGACCAGGAGCTTTTTGCACTGGGGGCGGCGAGCGTCGTCTCGTCGTTCACCCAGGCCCTGCCGGCCGGCGGCGGATTCTCGCAGGCCGCTGTCTCTCGGGCGGCGGGGGTGCGCTCGCAAGTCGCGAGTCTGGCCACGGCCGTCATCGCCGTTCTCGTGGCGCTCTTTCTGGCCCCGGTGCTGAGCGACCTGCCGCAGGCTGTGCTCGGGGCGCTGGTGATCGTGGCTGCGGTCGGACTGGTGAAGATCGCCGACTTTCGACGGCTGGCGCGCATTAGCCCGGTCGAGGGCTGGCTTGCGCTCGCGACTGCTGTCGTCGCCGTGACGGCGGGACTTCTGCCCGGGGTCATCGTCGGCGTGCTGATCACGCTGGTGCTCGTGTTGCGCGAGCTCAACCAGCCTCAGGTGCGGCCGATCTTTCGTCGAGCGTCGGGCGCCTGGTCGATCGTGGCGCAGCCGGGCGACCGGATGCCCGACCCTCGAGTCGTGGCGCTGCACCTCACCTCCGGGCTGTACACCGCGAACGTGAAGCCCACGACCCGTGCCGTGCTTGCGGCGACTGCCGATGCGTCGCGCGTCGTGGCGTTCGAGGTAGCGAGCCTTCCGTATGTCACGGTGACCGTGCTCGACGGGCTGCGCGATCTGGATGCAGCGCTCGCAGCCCAGGGCAGCACGCTGTACCTCGTGGGGTTGCCCGAAGCGGCCGTGCAGCGAGCGCGCAACTCGCAGTGGTTCGCCGGGCTCGACGGGGCTGGGCGCATCCAGCCCACCATCGACGCCGCGCTCGCTGCGGCCGGTGTGGATGATGCTGCGCCAGCGCCGCTGCCCCCGCCGCTGCCCCCGCCGCTGCCTCCGCCGCGAGAAACGTAG
- a CDS encoding 5'-3' exonuclease, with protein sequence MPQRLMLLDTASLYFRAFYGVPDTVRAPDGTPVNAVRGLLDMIARLVTDFEPTALVACWDDAWRPRWRVDLIPSYKLHRVAEFVDDPGAGGAGGANFGSGATGSNGTTGNSGTASGGSANNGTGPTRDRGVDIEETPPGLVQQIPTIRAALEAFGIPIVGAPDHEADDVIGTLATRSAAAGVPVDVVTGDRDLFQLADDERDVRIVYTARGMSKLELVTDAVVQAKYGIPAARYVDFAVLRGDTSDGLPGVAGVGEKTAATLVREYGDVAAMVSAATGASDAETSDAGTRATGHTPSAGPSDAGTQATGHTPSAGPSDAHPGAHPDTRADARADAQAPARPEAPPLSASLRSKLAAAADYLAVAPRVVEVVRDLALDGFDAEADAGIRPLTDDQRSAIAALSERYNLGGSADRATKALNARATAAA encoded by the coding sequence GTGCCTCAACGACTGATGCTGCTCGATACCGCGTCGCTGTACTTTCGCGCCTTCTACGGAGTGCCGGACACGGTGCGCGCACCCGACGGAACACCCGTGAACGCCGTGCGGGGCCTGCTCGACATGATCGCTCGCCTCGTGACCGACTTCGAGCCGACCGCCCTGGTCGCCTGCTGGGACGACGCTTGGCGCCCGCGCTGGCGGGTCGACCTCATTCCGAGTTACAAGCTGCACCGGGTAGCCGAGTTCGTGGACGACCCTGGTGCCGGCGGGGCAGGCGGCGCGAACTTCGGCAGTGGCGCGACCGGCAGCAACGGCACGACCGGCAACAGTGGCACGGCGAGCGGCGGCAGCGCGAACAACGGCACCGGCCCGACACGAGACCGCGGTGTCGACATCGAAGAGACGCCCCCGGGGCTGGTGCAGCAGATTCCGACCATCCGCGCCGCCCTCGAGGCTTTCGGCATTCCGATCGTGGGTGCCCCCGACCACGAGGCCGACGACGTGATCGGAACCCTCGCTACGAGATCCGCCGCGGCCGGTGTGCCCGTCGATGTCGTGACAGGCGACCGCGACCTGTTTCAGCTCGCCGACGACGAGCGCGACGTGCGCATCGTCTATACCGCTCGCGGCATGAGCAAACTCGAGCTGGTCACGGACGCGGTAGTTCAGGCCAAGTACGGCATACCAGCAGCACGGTACGTCGACTTCGCCGTGCTGCGCGGCGACACCTCCGACGGGCTGCCGGGCGTCGCCGGCGTCGGCGAGAAGACCGCGGCCACGCTCGTGCGCGAGTACGGCGACGTTGCCGCGATGGTTTCGGCCGCGACCGGCGCGTCGGATGCCGAAACGTCGGATGCCGGGACGCGAGCCACTGGGCACACTCCATCGGCAGGCCCGTCGGATGCCGGGACGCAAGCCACCGGGCACACTCCATCGGCAGGCCCGTCGGATGCTCACCCGGGAGCTCATCCAGACACTCGCGCAGATGCTCGCGCAGATGCCCAGGCGCCCGCTCGCCCCGAGGCGCCGCCGCTGTCGGCCTCACTGCGCTCCAAGCTCGCGGCCGCAGCCGACTACCTCGCCGTAGCGCCGCGGGTCGTCGAAGTGGTGCGCGACCTCGCGCTCGACGGCTTCGATGCTGAAGCCGACGCGGGCATCCGCCCCCTGACCGACGATCAGCGGTCGGCCATCGCCGCGCTGTCGGAACGGTACAACCTCGGAGGCTCCGCCGACCGCGCGACAAAAGCCCTCAACGCGCGGGCCACCGCGGCCGCCTGA
- a CDS encoding ATP-binding protein, with translation MTDFETAPAGPADSADSAAKAANPAEARSVARSLDGRSFTFALADGTPIVAGELVSLSDPEGHRALGFVEQTVADARGSIVGSGRLLGVVDADDRLISRGTRPFAEALVTEATADDIDRLYDANRASLQIGTLVGAPAVAAKLLPHRFNRHTFWCGQSGSGKTYALGVLIEQLLSHTDLPVVIFDPNSDFVKLNQTVPSADPAEVQRLASREIRVLRPGGDGEHLRARFLSLPLRVRAALLRLDPLLDRDEYNTLMHLDSRLQVEDTAEFMQSLVASTRPADRALALRIENLGILNWQVWARDEKAATEIVVERPNATVLDLGGFEAAEEPLIAALSVLDDLWARREERRPVLIVIDEAHNLCSPELTSPLQVAIRELITQIAAEGRKFGLWLLLSTQRPSKIHPSIISQCDNLALMKMSSPLDLAELGSVFGYAPEALLAQSPNFRQGEALFAGGFSPAPAIVQVRDRITVEGGIDVPVPLRD, from the coding sequence GTGACCGACTTTGAGACTGCGCCCGCTGGCCCTGCTGACTCGGCTGACTCTGCTGCGAAGGCAGCGAACCCTGCCGAGGCCCGATCCGTGGCCCGCTCGCTCGACGGCAGGTCGTTCACGTTCGCCCTGGCCGACGGTACCCCCATCGTGGCCGGCGAACTCGTGTCGCTCAGCGATCCAGAGGGTCACCGCGCGCTCGGCTTCGTCGAGCAGACGGTTGCGGATGCCCGGGGCAGCATTGTGGGCAGCGGACGCCTGCTGGGCGTGGTCGACGCCGACGACCGCTTGATCTCGCGCGGCACCCGCCCGTTCGCCGAGGCCCTCGTCACCGAGGCCACCGCCGACGACATCGACCGGCTCTACGACGCGAACCGCGCGAGCCTGCAGATCGGAACGCTCGTAGGAGCGCCAGCGGTCGCCGCGAAGCTGCTGCCGCATCGCTTCAACCGGCACACGTTCTGGTGCGGGCAGAGCGGATCGGGCAAGACCTATGCGCTCGGCGTGCTCATCGAGCAGTTGCTCTCGCATACCGATCTGCCGGTCGTCATCTTCGACCCGAACTCCGACTTCGTGAAGCTCAACCAGACCGTGCCCTCCGCCGACCCGGCTGAAGTGCAACGGCTGGCCTCCCGCGAGATTCGCGTGCTGCGACCGGGCGGTGACGGCGAACACCTGCGGGCGCGCTTTCTGTCGCTGCCGCTTCGCGTTCGTGCGGCGTTGCTTCGGCTCGATCCGCTGCTCGACCGCGACGAGTACAACACGCTCATGCACCTCGACTCCCGGCTGCAGGTCGAAGACACCGCGGAGTTCATGCAATCACTGGTCGCCTCGACCAGGCCTGCCGATCGGGCTCTCGCGCTGCGCATCGAGAATCTGGGCATCCTGAACTGGCAAGTCTGGGCTCGTGACGAGAAGGCGGCCACCGAGATCGTGGTCGAACGGCCGAACGCGACCGTTCTCGACCTCGGCGGGTTCGAAGCCGCCGAAGAACCGCTGATCGCGGCGCTCTCGGTGCTCGACGACCTGTGGGCGCGCCGCGAAGAGCGCCGCCCGGTTCTGATCGTGATCGACGAGGCGCACAACCTGTGCTCACCCGAACTCACCAGCCCGCTTCAGGTCGCGATCCGCGAACTGATCACGCAGATCGCCGCCGAAGGCCGCAAATTCGGCCTGTGGCTGCTGCTCTCGACACAGCGGCCGTCGAAGATCCACCCCAGCATCATCTCGCAGTGCGACAACCTCGCCCTCATGAAGATGAGCTCTCCGCTCGACCTGGCCGAGCTCGGCTCGGTGTTCGGGTACGCCCCCGAGGCACTGCTGGCGCAATCGCCGAACTTTCGCCAGGGCGAGGCCCTCTTCGCGGGCGGATTCAGCCCTGCCCCGGCCATCGTGCAGGTTCGCGATCGCATCACCGTCGAGGGCGGCATCGACGTACCGGTGCCGCTGCGCGACTAG